A region from the Rhinoderma darwinii isolate aRhiDar2 chromosome 2, aRhiDar2.hap1, whole genome shotgun sequence genome encodes:
- the LHX1 gene encoding LIM/homeobox protein Lhx1 isoform X2, with product MVHCAGCERPILDRFLLNVLDRAWHVKCVQCCECKCNLTEKCFSRESKLYCKNDFFRRFGTKCAGCAQGISPSDLVRRARNKVFHLNCFTCMMCNKQLSTGEELYIIDENKFVCKEDYLNNNNNNNNSAAKENSLLSDPSQDDAKDSESANISDKEAGANENDDQNLGAKRRGPRTTIKAKQLETLKAAFAATPKPTRHIREQLAQETGLNMRVIQVWFQNRRSKERRMKQLSALGARRHAFFRSPRRMRPLVDRLEPGELIPNGPFSFYGDYQSEYYGPGSNYDFFPQGPPSSQAQTPVDLPFVPSSGPAGTPLGSMEHPLPGHHPSSEAQRFSDIMSHAPGDSPSPEPNLPGSMHSMSAEVFGQSPPFSSLSVNGSATYGNHLSHPPEMNEAAVW from the exons ATGGTGCACTGTGCTGGATGCGAGAGGCCCATCCTGGACCGCTTCTTGTTAAATGTTCTGGACAGGGCTTGGCATGTGAAATGTGTACAGTGCTGTGAATGTAAATGCAATTTAACCGAGAAATGTTTTTCTAGAGAAAGCAAGCTTTATTGTAAAAACGACTTCTTCAG ACGTTTTGGTACCAAGTGTGCTGGCTGTGCCCAGGGAATCTCCCCCAGTGACCTGGTCAGGAGGGCAAGAAACAAAGTGTTCCACTTGAACTGTTTCACATGTATGATGTGTAACAAACAGCTCTCCACTGGAGAGGAATTATATATCATTGATGAGAACAAGTTCGTCTGTAAAGAAGATTAtctaaacaacaacaacaataacaaTAACAGCGCTGCCAAAGAAAATAGTCTTCTCTCAG ACCCATCTCAAGACGATGCGAAGGACTCTGAAAGCGCGAACATCTCAGATAAGGAGGCTGGGGCTAACGAGAACGATGACCAGAATCTGGGGGCAAAGAGGAGAGGACCCCGTACCACTATCAAAGCCAAGCAGCTGGAGACCCTGAAGGCCGCCTTTGCAGCGACTCCTAAACCCACCAGACACATCAGGGAGCAGCTGGCCCAGGAGACCGGACTCAACATGCGGGTCATACAG GTCTGGTTCCAGAACCGACGTTCTAAGGAGCGGCggatgaagcagctgagcgcgcTGGGGGCCCGGAGGCATGCCTTCTTCCGGAGCCCGCGGAGGATGAGGCCGCTGGTGGACCGCCTGGAGCCCGGGGAGCTTATTCCTAATGGACCCTTCTCGTTTTATGGAG ACTACCAGAGCGAGTATTATGGGCCAGGAAGCAACTACGACTTTTTTCCTCAAGGACCCCCTTCATCACAAGCTCAGACCCCCGTAGACTTGCCGTTCGTCCCTTCATCTGGACCAGCAGGAACCCCACTAGGTTCCATGGAACATCCATTACCTGGACATCACCCGTCTAGTGAGGCCCAGCGTTTCAGCGACATTATGTCCCACGCTCCAGGAGACTCTCCCAGCCCAGAGCCGAACCTTCCCGGGTCCATGCACTCAATGTCCGCAGAGGTTTTTGGTCAGAGTCCTCCTTTCTCATCCTTATCAGTTAATGGCAGTGCCACATACGGGAATCACTTGTCACATCCACCAGAAATGAATGAAGCTGCTGTCTGGTAG
- the LHX1 gene encoding LIM/homeobox protein Lhx1 isoform X1, which yields MVHCAGCERPILDRFLLNVLDRAWHVKCVQCCECKCNLTEKCFSRESKLYCKNDFFRRFGTKCAGCAQGISPSDLVRRARNKVFHLNCFTCMMCNKQLSTGEELYIIDENKFVCKEDYLNNNNNNNNSAAKENSLLSVTGSDPSLSPDSQDPSQDDAKDSESANISDKEAGANENDDQNLGAKRRGPRTTIKAKQLETLKAAFAATPKPTRHIREQLAQETGLNMRVIQVWFQNRRSKERRMKQLSALGARRHAFFRSPRRMRPLVDRLEPGELIPNGPFSFYGDYQSEYYGPGSNYDFFPQGPPSSQAQTPVDLPFVPSSGPAGTPLGSMEHPLPGHHPSSEAQRFSDIMSHAPGDSPSPEPNLPGSMHSMSAEVFGQSPPFSSLSVNGSATYGNHLSHPPEMNEAAVW from the exons ATGGTGCACTGTGCTGGATGCGAGAGGCCCATCCTGGACCGCTTCTTGTTAAATGTTCTGGACAGGGCTTGGCATGTGAAATGTGTACAGTGCTGTGAATGTAAATGCAATTTAACCGAGAAATGTTTTTCTAGAGAAAGCAAGCTTTATTGTAAAAACGACTTCTTCAG ACGTTTTGGTACCAAGTGTGCTGGCTGTGCCCAGGGAATCTCCCCCAGTGACCTGGTCAGGAGGGCAAGAAACAAAGTGTTCCACTTGAACTGTTTCACATGTATGATGTGTAACAAACAGCTCTCCACTGGAGAGGAATTATATATCATTGATGAGAACAAGTTCGTCTGTAAAGAAGATTAtctaaacaacaacaacaataacaaTAACAGCGCTGCCAAAGAAAATAGTCTTCTCTCAG TAACAGGCAGTGACCCCAGTTTATCTCCTGACTCCCAAGACCCATCTCAAGACGATGCGAAGGACTCTGAAAGCGCGAACATCTCAGATAAGGAGGCTGGGGCTAACGAGAACGATGACCAGAATCTGGGGGCAAAGAGGAGAGGACCCCGTACCACTATCAAAGCCAAGCAGCTGGAGACCCTGAAGGCCGCCTTTGCAGCGACTCCTAAACCCACCAGACACATCAGGGAGCAGCTGGCCCAGGAGACCGGACTCAACATGCGGGTCATACAG GTCTGGTTCCAGAACCGACGTTCTAAGGAGCGGCggatgaagcagctgagcgcgcTGGGGGCCCGGAGGCATGCCTTCTTCCGGAGCCCGCGGAGGATGAGGCCGCTGGTGGACCGCCTGGAGCCCGGGGAGCTTATTCCTAATGGACCCTTCTCGTTTTATGGAG ACTACCAGAGCGAGTATTATGGGCCAGGAAGCAACTACGACTTTTTTCCTCAAGGACCCCCTTCATCACAAGCTCAGACCCCCGTAGACTTGCCGTTCGTCCCTTCATCTGGACCAGCAGGAACCCCACTAGGTTCCATGGAACATCCATTACCTGGACATCACCCGTCTAGTGAGGCCCAGCGTTTCAGCGACATTATGTCCCACGCTCCAGGAGACTCTCCCAGCCCAGAGCCGAACCTTCCCGGGTCCATGCACTCAATGTCCGCAGAGGTTTTTGGTCAGAGTCCTCCTTTCTCATCCTTATCAGTTAATGGCAGTGCCACATACGGGAATCACTTGTCACATCCACCAGAAATGAATGAAGCTGCTGTCTGGTAG